ACCAAAGATAGTTTCCCACTAACTTAAATGGCAGAGGCTAGGACTCGGATTTTCAAAGTTATCCAGGAGGGCTAGGTGCCCATTGCAATGGGAAATGGGCACTTAAATCCTattggctcctttgaaaatttttGCTGGCACTGTGTCTGGTATAACAGGGACAAGCCCTCTCCATTCTCAGACCTATTGATTCAGTTCCTCTGCAGATGTCCAGCCCCTGTTCCACATGCAGCTGGTTGCTCTTCTCAAACCACGTCTCCCTGGGGCTACCAAGACAGAAACTCCTGAGTTCCCAGTCTCCTTCCTCATTCCCAGGGTCCCAGCTCCACAACCTCTTTTACACTGCAATAGAGTAGACCTATAAGGAGGCAGGAAGCAGGCTATGGATGGGGATGTTAAGCAAAGCCAATGCACATTCTATTAGTATGTTAATAGACAGACTAATATAGGTCATAGTGCAATGGCCCCTGGAGATTAACTCCTGGTAGGATGTGAATCCCACCCATCAGCCAACCCTGCCAAGCAGCAGTAAAGGTAGGAATTCACTTACTGAAAACAGATAATTCATCTCTATACTTAGATTTATTTTTCCGATGGTACATTCTGAAGTCAATAAATTAGAATTGCAGATTAATAACCTGGGATTTCCATGACAAATCTGCATAGTAAATTTGATCTGGCAAGACATAATGCACCAAATTCTCTCCTAAAGTCAAGGTGATGTTATTTTCAAAGAGTGCTGCAGCAATGGGCTCAAAGTGTGTTTTTCATTTCACAACCAAATCAAAAAGGGAAATGTTATTAGTTACTAAGTTTATTGCGTCATAAAATGTAGAGCAAATGGGCCTGATAATCCATCAAATTACACACACTTTAGGACAGTGTAAATGCATTTACTCTAGTGGAGTGACTTCTAATTTACATCAAGGTGAATTGGAGGAAAATCAGACCCAATGATTTGCATGTGGCTCCTACTGATTTACACCTGGATCAGTGAATGCTCCTGGTTTACACAAATATGGGTGAGATTTGAAACAAAACAACTTGCTTTATTGAGCTCTGTTTCAgacaattctgaagcacttagaggagaggaaagtgatcaggaacagttagcatCGATtttccaagggcaagtcatgcctgactaacctaattgccttctatgatgagataactggctctgcagatgaggggaaagcactggatgtgttattccttgactttagcaaagcttttgatgcagTCTCCCACactattcttgctggcaagttaaagtagtataggctggatgaatggacaataaggtggatagaaagtcagtaccgggcaaattagtcgaaacaatagtttaagaataaaattgtcagacacatagaaaaacaaactgttgagcaatagtcaacatggtttctgtaaagggaaatcgtgtcttactatctattggagttctttgaaggggttaaacaaacatgtggacaagggggatccagtggatgtagtgtacttagatttccagaaagtctttgataaggtctctcaccaaaggctcttatgtaaattaagctgtcatgggataaaagggaagatcctttcatggattgagaactggttaaaagacagggagcaaagggtaggaattaatggtaaattctaagaatggaaaggggtaactagtggtgttccccaagggtcagtcttaggaccaatcctattcaatttattcataaatgatctggagaaaggagtaaacagtgaggtggcaaaaaagcaaacaggatgttaggaatcattaaaaaggggatagagaataagactgagactatattattgcccttatataaatcagcggtatgcccacatcttgaacctgcatacagatgtggtctcctcatctcaaaaaagatatactggcactagaaaaggttcagaaaaaggcaactaaaatgattaggggtttggagagggtcccatacgaggaaagattaaagaggctaggactcttcagcttggaaaagaggaggctaaggggggatatgatagaggtatataaaatcatgagtgatgttgaaaaagtggataaggaaaagtgatttacttattcccataatagaagaactaggggacaccaaatgaaattaataggcagcaggtttaaaacaaataaaaggaagttcttcttcatgcagcacacacagtcaacttgtggaactccttgcctgaggaggttgttaAGGCtagggactataacagcgtttaaaagagaactggataaattcgtgatggttaagtccataaatggctatttgccaggatgggtaaggaatggtgtccctagtctctgtctgtcagaggatggagatggatgcagGATctcccagaggattcgggggcctggggaaaagcaatttttggggccccttccataaaaaaattgcaatactgtgcaatactatattctcatggggggcccGCTGCTGGGCCTGGCACAAATTGacccacttgctccccctcaacacacacaggcagccctgggaaaaataaaccttctgcatttagggacaaacctagttttgagaaaacttctttacaaggtatcacggttctcagcatcagctagtgctaaaaggcactaaagctcagtaaaaggattggacaaatattttcaatCAAAACTtcttctggatcgaaaactaggggtttttaaaaaagcagaaaaaaaatcacggacaatgcctgctttccttcaaaatttcttgtgttttttttaattgaaaacctgaaattagtctgccaaaacctgaagatGGTTTGGGGTTTAAGAagcgtgtggccaaatatttgctgtttgctgtgtttggttgtttaaagaaaaaataaaattctgcttaaaaaaaaatccaaaacttctgaaccacctcagcttgtgaccaaacccCTGAGgttatccagtcagagatttttcaaggtttctgatactctgctgactTCCTTGACTcacatctgtctccataactttgggttcatttagggtagaacaaaagaacagccatagtgggtcaaaccaaaggtccatccagcccagtatcctgtctaccgacaatggccaatgccaggtgccccagacggagtgaacctaacaggtaatgatcaagtgatcactctcctgtcatccatctccatcctctgacaaacagaggctagagacaccattctttacccatcctggctaatagccattaatgcacttaaccaccatgcatttatttgtttcctagagactggctccacagggtccctcacaaactggagacagttactgtgggtttgtctttagtatagcttatgtacatactccatgaactgagcatttgagcttgtttcagaatctgggatgagcctatgttgagaaaactgacatgctcaaaatagcacacgcatgtgaatggacacagggtgctaaaattaaattaacccaggggttctcaaactgggggttgggacccctcagggtcacgaggttattactgggggttacaagctgtcagcctccacctcaaaccccacttttataatagtgttaaatatctattaaaaagtgttttcaatttatggggagggggttgcactcagaggtttgctatgtgaaagggtcaccaggacaaaagtttgagaaccactgaattagccCTCTGatgcctcagggaatgcaggggaggggagtctcccttggtagggttgggaaggatattgctgttctcatgtgatccctcccccagtggctaattttaaatgaagctaccctcccctgacatgaatctccctatggcactgacattaaatatatatatataatttggtatttgagaagtgaaaggggtggtagccctaatggaaaagctaacagcttggctcttctgcaagcctcaaactgctgaatgagctttagggtaaggaaggctgtgcctcccaaacagcctggccctgccccctagccAACCTCCAaccacttcctgcccctgacAGCCTGTcctccctcagaatccccaactcatcctcctccttgtcctctcactgtcccccagaaacCCCCACCACTCCGGGACCCCACCCAtgctccctgtctgccccaaCTCCTATCCTTCCCCCAActcactgagtcctgacagacccccagaatgcccaccATCCAACGACCCCCCcggttccctgtcccctgaccgacacccaacctctgccccctccctatcccctgactgtcctcaggactccctgcccctcagCCAACCCCCCCGGCCCTAGCCCCTTACCCCAGTCAACCGGAGACTCATCGCATCCAGGACCATCCCTTGACAGCTacagcgtggctccggcggggcctgagcCCCTTCCCGCTCAGAGCCACATGTTAAGTGGAGGAGCCACTcggcctggagctcacagccccgcacCCTTGCCACATGGCTCTGAGTGGGGCCAAGCTCAGGGGCCCCGCTGCAGCTGTTCCAGGATgctgctggatgggctgaggctccggAAGAGGGGTAGAGGTGGGGTcggggagggagcctcagtcattctcgtgggggcccccgCTGAACCcggtgcctggggcaaattgccccacttcccccccccttctGGGAGGCCCtcgatggatggcaagagagagatcacttgagcattgcctgttaggttcattccccctggggaaACCGGTATTGGCTACTGTAAGTAGACAGCATaatggggtagatggacctttggtctgacctggaatggctattcttatgttgaTCAtagggctcaacgggtagtggtcaatggctccatgtctagttggcagccggtttcaagcggagtgccccaagagtcagtcctggggccggttttgttcaatatcttcattaatgatctagagaatggcatggactgcaccctcagcaagttcgcagatgacactaaattgggaggagtggtagggtagggataggatacagaggacccagacaaattagaggattgggccaaaagaaacctgatgaggttcaacaaggataagtgcagagtcctgcacttaggacggaagaatcccattcattgttgcagactagggactgaatgtttaggaagcagttctgcagaaaaggacctaggggttacagtatacgagaagctggatatgagtcaacagtgtgcccttgttgccaagcaggctaacagcattttggaccGTGTAAGTgggggcattgtcagcagattgagggacatgatcatttccctctattcaacattggtgaggcctcatctggagtactgtgtccagtttggggccccaatctacaagaaggatgtggaaaagttggaaagagtccagcagagggcaacaaaaattattagggggctggaacacatgatcTACAAGGATAGGCTGAGGGATCTGGTATTGTttaggctgcagaagagaagaatgaggggggatttgatagctgatttcaactatctgaaaaaggattccaaagaggatggatctaggctgttctcagtggtacctgatgacagatcaaggagtaatggtctcaagttgcagtgggggagtgtaAacaagcagactcacccctggggcacctcctgctggttacttccaggaattagctcattccagctccagagcaccctctacaGGCGATGATCTGCCTGTACTCTGGCCCCCCATCCTTCCCTGGATCCTAGTGTCCTTtcacctggggtgctgccccctggcactaacctctcagtcttagggtctcccctccccaggggaacccccacttactatccccaccttgcctcagtatcaggctactgccagtcattgtctagtccCACACCctggacagactgcagtatcagcctactcatcactgtcaaagttgggtttggacctgctgccttggcctacccctgggctgccctctgcaatccCCAGTACCTTTCAGCCCAAtactaggccacagcctgaggctttccaggctggagctccctggctcctcagcctttccccagccttgcTTCACTTTAGTAtcctgtgtctagctccctgcagccaggcccttctccctccacaAGCAGAAGACTCCTCTCATCCCTGGCTTCTATGCCtttcttataaggccctgttgctcagcttgggacgtggccccagctgcagtcacTTCCCCAACCAGCTTACCCTAAAAGCTGcttttcccagccacagccccttcccagggctgttatTTAACCcttcaaggcaggagcaggggcaggggcatgggtcggggtcggggttggggttgggttcgGGGTCTGCCATGCtacagggaggtttaggttggatattaggaaaaactttgtcactaggagggtggtgaagcactggaatgggttacctagagaggtggtggaatcttctttcttagaggtttttaaggtcaggcttgacaaagccctggctgggatgatttagttgggaattggtcctgctttgagcagggagttgaactagatgatctcctgaggtcccttccaaccgtgatattctatgattccatgacatGACATAGGAGTACTATACATGGGTGATCCAGGTTAACATGGGATCTATCAGTTTCCTTGCCAGTTCACACATTGGTCATCATTACCAAACAGCTACTCTACCTAGGCATCAGTGATCACTAAAGAGCCAGATCTTGAGCTGGTGTAGATACACAGAGATCAGATTAGCTAAGGAAATTtatattacctaacaatttggatGGAGGTCATTCCTATTATAAGTATATGCAAACATGCACATATATAGAGAGATACTTTATTTTCTTGAATATATTGTATGTTCAGTGTACTGGAACATTATAGAAACAAAGGAATTGCTATACTAAAGAATCCTGTCTCCTATGATGGCCAGTATCAGCTGTTTCAAAGACAGGTGAATTGAATGATAAATCATGGAGAAAATTTATTCCTAACTCAGACAGGCAGTAGCTGACTGACATCCCAAAGCATGAAGCCCTATACATatcaaagccattttaaaattctgaaaatataTTGAAATGATATTATCTAAATAATATCcagtagcaatgagttccacaggtcaacTAGTCAGATAAGTGGAGTGGGaagcagaaaaagaaataaatagatagatagaaagattTTTTTATACTTGCTCCCAAACTAATCCCAATAAAAAATTAACATTTGCTCAAAATTTGTTGTTGTATTGCAAAATTGTTTGACCCAATTGGTTTCATCTGTATGTTCAAAGATAATGTTCATTTTTTCAAACATTTCTTGCTCATAGTCCTTCTCAAAGCATCTTTCACATccttgtttctgaggctgtagaTGAAAGGATTCAACATGGGAGCAAAAAGGGTATAAAAGACGGACACCACTTTCCTTGGGTACAGAAAAGCTAGCCTAGTGGGCTGGGCATACATCAAAGCAGTGGACACATAAAATAAAGTCACAACCaccaggtgggaggtgcaggtggagaaggctctgTGTCTGCCCTCAGCAGAATGAATCCtgaggatggtggagatgatataGACATAGGAGACAAGCGTAATCAGTGCAGTGCTCACTATAATGAGGCCGCATACGGTAAACATCACAAAGTTATTGACGAACgtgtcactgcaggagagacTAATCAGGGGAGGGCCATCGCAGAAGAAATGATCCATCTCATTAGACCCACAAAAGAGTAGCGTAAAAGTGAAGCCTGTTTGCACCATGGAGTTCGCACAGCCACAGATATATGATCCCACCACCAGCCAAATACAAACCCACTTGGACATGGTGATGGGATACCGGAGCGGGTTGCGGATGGCGGAGTATCGATCGTACGCCATGGCTGCCAGGAGGAACCCTTCGGTGGTGAGGAAAAAAGTGACAAAGAAGAATTGGGTGGCACATCCAttgtaggaaatggctttgctccCTGATAGGAAGCTCACCATGGCTCTGGGGGCAATGGATGAGGAGTTGCCAAGATCTAAGAGCGACAAGTTCAtgaggaaaaagtacatgggggtgtgaagctgAGAATCAGTTCCAATGATGAGGACCAGGGTGGTGTTTCCCAGCATGGTTATTATGTAAATCACCAGGAACATCACAAAGGGGAACATTTCCATCCACAGACCTCTTCCAAACCCCAACAGGATGAATTCTGTCTCTGCTGTGTGGTTCCCTGCTCTTACTGGCTCAGTAGCTGacatttcctttagaaaaataGAACAAGAGAAAAGTTAAAAAAGAATCAAATATAAAAGATATGTtgaagtttctcctaatatctcttgaaatcaatggagaatAGTCAcctaggtgctttggaaaatcccactaggtgcctaaatacctttaaaaatttgacctcaggattttttctttttttttctttttttttttt
Above is a genomic segment from Gopherus flavomarginatus isolate rGopFla2 chromosome 11, rGopFla2.mat.asm, whole genome shotgun sequence containing:
- the LOC127031160 gene encoding olfactory receptor 12-like, producing the protein MSATEPVRAGNHTAETEFILLGFGRGLWMEMFPFVMFLVIYIITMLGNTTLVLIIGTDSQLHTPMYFFLMNLSLLDLGNSSSIAPRAMVSFLSGSKAISYNGCATQFFFVTFFLTTEGFLLAAMAYDRYSAIRNPLRYPITMSKWVCIWLVVGSYICGCANSMVQTGFTFTLLFCGSNEMDHFFCDGPPLISLSCSDTFVNNFVMFTVCGLIIVSTALITLVSYVYIISTILRIHSAEGRHRAFSTCTSHLVVVTLFYVSTALMYAQPTRLAFLYPRKVVSVFYTLFAPMLNPFIYSLRNKDVKDALRRTMSKKCLKK